Genomic window (Insulibacter thermoxylanivorax):
CAAAAAACAGCCCCCCCAAAAATACAACGAAACTACAGTTCGCTATACGGCGATTCCAAGGGGAAATAACCCACAAAATCAGCAAATAACGCACCACAGTTCCGTTAAGTTGCAGAAATCCGCAGTTTGAGCACTAATAAGGAATCCCCCTTCCGTTACACCAGACGATCCATCCCCCACCTTATGCTAACGGAACTACAGTACCTTATTGCACCAAAAACAGCCCCCACAAAAATGCAACGGAACTACAGTTCGCTATTTGGCGATTCCAAGGGAAAGTGACCCACAAAATCAGCAAATAACGCACCACAGTTCCGTTAAGATGCGGAAAACCACAGTTTGAGCACTAATAAGGAATCCTCGTTCCGTTACGCCATCGATCACCTGTTGTGCATGACGACGATCTCCTGTTACGACGACGCTCTCACTCACGCCAGACGATCTCACTCACGCCGGACGCCCCTCCGTTACACGCTCGCCCTCCGCCGCTGGATGATTCCCCGCTCCTCCCTCAAACGCACGACTTCAGCCGGCGATGCGCGGATCCTCCATCACACACGCCCCCCGCCCCATGATCCTCCTATCCGCCGAACTCTCAGATCACTCAAGCTCCTTCGTAAACAAACTGTATCCATGCTCATCCCCAAGATAAGTAAAACCGTTCTGCATATAGAAGGACTTCAACGTTTCGTTGTACCCCACGCAGTCTAATCGGAGACAATGCTTACCCGGGAATCTGATCCCGCTGCTGCACCAGTTTAGGATATTCCGCCCCAGACCTCTGCCGGCATATTTTCGCTTAACCGCCAGGCGGTGCACATAAATCGTACCATCTCCTTCATAAGCCCGGTCTTCACCCCAAAGACGAATATCCCACGGACTCGGCCGATCCAACAAGATCACCATTCCCGCGATCTCTTCACCATCTTTGAATATGAAGACACGCCTACTATGTATGACCTCTGCCGTCTTATGATCATCCCTGCCCTCCAGCAAAGCCGCCCATTGTTTGGAGCCGCGGCTTCGAAACCATTCGGCGATCTCAATCAACAGATCCATGATCTCATCTGCATCTTTGGGTTCTGCTACTGCAACTTCGATGTGTTCAGCGATTGTAGGTTTCAGTATCTGATAGTCCATCTTCATGTTCCTCCGCTAACATTAGTCATATTCCTATGTATCTAGGAGACCATTCAGGTCGTTTTGCAAACATGGAACATTATACACAACACCGAATTCGAGATCTATGCACGTTGAACGATTGATCTGCCTTCCTCCGACTGCTTATAAATATACATTTTCCTTTCCTTGCACATATGATTCTTCCGTCAACACTTCATCACCAAAAAAAGCGG
Coding sequences:
- a CDS encoding GNAT family N-acetyltransferase translates to MDYQILKPTIAEHIEVAVAEPKDADEIMDLLIEIAEWFRSRGSKQWAALLEGRDDHKTAEVIHSRRVFIFKDGEEIAGMVILLDRPSPWDIRLWGEDRAYEGDGTIYVHRLAVKRKYAGRGLGRNILNWCSSGIRFPGKHCLRLDCVGYNETLKSFYMQNGFTYLGDEHGYSLFTKELE